A genomic region of Denticeps clupeoides chromosome 17, fDenClu1.1, whole genome shotgun sequence contains the following coding sequences:
- the enc2 gene encoding kelch-like protein 25 isoform X2: protein MSTNGDGAALRCGGRDNEREPALHVDVPLTPHSLRGIRTTESLVVPEKMSVSVHENRKSRTSTGSMNISLFHKPSHPDSVLTHLNTLRKQCMFTDVTLWAGDRSFPCHRAVLAACSRYFEAMFSGGLRESLDSKVNFHDSVHPEVLELLLDFAYSSRLIINEENAESLLEAGDMLQFHDIRDAAAEFLEKNLHSSNCLGMMLLSDAHQCKQLYELSWRMCLVHFEALRDTEDFYSLSKDKLLDLILSDELEIEDEQIVFSAVMCWVRYDLESRRDHLPELLQGVRLALLPSECLIEAIACEELVMSDKRGRQIVEEAMHCKKKILLNDGVVTNPCARPRKAGHTLFILGGQTFMCDKIYQVDHKAKEIIPKSDLPSPRKEFSACAIGCKVYVTGGRGSENGVSKDVWIYDTVHEEWSKGAPMLIARFGHGSAELENCLYVVGGHTAIAGVFPASPSVSLKQVERYDPLTNKWTMMAPLRDGVSNAAVVSAKLKLFVFGGTTIHRDKASKVQCYDPVENRWTIAAECPQPWRYTAAAVLGSQIFIMGGDTEFTAASAYRFDCEANQWTRVGDMTSKRMSCHAVASGNKLYVVGGYFGTQRCKTLDCYDPTSDSWNSITTVPYSLIPTAFVSTWKHLPA, encoded by the exons ATGAGCACGAACGGAGACGGAGCGGCGCTGAGGTGCGGAGGCCGAGATAATGAGAGGGAACCTGCGCTACACGTGGACGTTCCTCTAACCCCCCACTCAC TTCGAGGTATCAGGACGACTGAATCCTTGGTGGTGCCTGAAAAAATGTCAGTCAGTGTACATGAGAACCGCAAGTCCCGGACAAGCACCGGTTCCATGAACATCTCACTGTTTCACAAGCCCTCCCATCCAGACAGCGTTTTGACACACCTCAACACCCTCCGCAAGCAGTGCATGTTCACAGACGTGACCCTATGGGCCGGTGACCGCTCCTTCCCCTGCCACCGAGCCGTGCTGGCGGCCTGCAGCCGTTACTTTGAGGCCATGTTCAGTGGTGGACTGCGGGAGAGCCTGGACAGCAAGGTTAACTTCCATGACAGTGTCCACCCAGAGGTGCTCGAACTGCTGCTAGACTTCGCCTACTCGTCCCGACTAATCATTAACGAGGAGAATGCTGAGTCATTGTTGGAGGCTGGCGACATGCTGCAGTTTCATGACATCCGAGATGCTGCGGCAGAGTTCCTTGAGAAGAACCTGCACTCGTCCAACTGCCTGGGCATGATGCTGCTGTCAGATGCACACCAGTGCAAGCAATTGTATGAGCTTTCCTGGCGCATGTGCCTGGTTCACTTCGAGGCTctcagagacactgaagactttTACAGCCTTTCCAAAGACAAACTTCTGGACCTCATCCTGAGCGATGAGCTGGAGATTGAGGATGAACAAATTGTTTTCAGTGCTGTGATGTGCTGGGTGAGGTATGACCTAGAAAGTCGGAGGGACCACCTGCCTGAGCTGCTTCAGGGTGTCCGCTTAGCTCTTTTGCCTTCAGAGTGTCTCATTGAGGCCATAGCCTGTGAGGAACTGGTCATGTCAGACAAGAGGGGTCGGCAGATTGTGGAGGAGGCCATGCACTGCAAGAAAAAGATTCTGCTGAACGACGGTGTTGTCACCAACCCATGCGCCCGGCCACGCAAGGCTGGACACACATTGTTCATCCTCGGTGGCCAGACCTTCATGTGCGACAAAATATACCAAGTTGATCACAAAGCAAAGGAAATCATTCCCAAATCTGATCTTCCCAGTCCCAGAAAGGAGTTCAGTGCATGTGCCATTGGCTGTAAAGTCTATGTGACGGGAGGCCGAGGTTCTGAGAATGGCGTGTCGAAGGACGTTTGGATATATGACACGGTGCATGAAGAATGGTCCAAAGGGGCACCTATGTTGATAGCACGATTTGGCCATGGCTCAGCAGAGTTAGAGAACTGTCTCTATGTCGTTGGAGGCCATACTGCTATAGCAGGGGTTTTCCCAGCCTCCCCTTCTGTGTCCCTTAAGCAAGTTGAGCGATATGACCCACTGACCAACAAGTGGACCATGATGGCACCCCTTAGGGATGGTGTCAGCAACGCAGCTGTAGTTAGTGCCAAACTGAAGCTCTTTGTCTTTGGGGGTACGACCATACACCGGGACAAAGCCTCAAAGGTCCAGTGCTATGACCCTGTGGAGAATCGATGGACTATAGCTGCAGAGTGCCCACAACCATGGCGCTACACCGCGGCAGCCGTGCTAGGAAGCCAGATATTCATTATGGGCGGCGACACCGAGTTCACGGCTGCCTCTGCCTACCGATTTGATTGTGAGGCTAACCAGTGGACACGGGTTGGGGACATGACTTCCAAAAGGATGAGCTGCCATGCGGTGGCATCAGGCAACAAGCTGTATGTGGTCGGGGGATACTTTGGAACGCAGAGGTGCAAGACATTGGACTGTTACGACCCAACATCAGACAGCTGGAATAGTATTACTACTGTGCCTTATTCATTaatcccaacagcttttgttaGCACTTGGAAACACCTTCCTGCCTAG
- the enc2 gene encoding kelch-like protein 25 isoform X1 gives MSTNGDGAALRCGGRDNEREPALHVDVPLTPHSQRSTGFSAHLPMQTAPDILTVSACGWVSRFCRFRGIRTTESLVVPEKMSVSVHENRKSRTSTGSMNISLFHKPSHPDSVLTHLNTLRKQCMFTDVTLWAGDRSFPCHRAVLAACSRYFEAMFSGGLRESLDSKVNFHDSVHPEVLELLLDFAYSSRLIINEENAESLLEAGDMLQFHDIRDAAAEFLEKNLHSSNCLGMMLLSDAHQCKQLYELSWRMCLVHFEALRDTEDFYSLSKDKLLDLILSDELEIEDEQIVFSAVMCWVRYDLESRRDHLPELLQGVRLALLPSECLIEAIACEELVMSDKRGRQIVEEAMHCKKKILLNDGVVTNPCARPRKAGHTLFILGGQTFMCDKIYQVDHKAKEIIPKSDLPSPRKEFSACAIGCKVYVTGGRGSENGVSKDVWIYDTVHEEWSKGAPMLIARFGHGSAELENCLYVVGGHTAIAGVFPASPSVSLKQVERYDPLTNKWTMMAPLRDGVSNAAVVSAKLKLFVFGGTTIHRDKASKVQCYDPVENRWTIAAECPQPWRYTAAAVLGSQIFIMGGDTEFTAASAYRFDCEANQWTRVGDMTSKRMSCHAVASGNKLYVVGGYFGTQRCKTLDCYDPTSDSWNSITTVPYSLIPTAFVSTWKHLPA, from the exons ATGAGCACGAACGGAGACGGAGCGGCGCTGAGGTGCGGAGGCCGAGATAATGAGAGGGAACCTGCGCTACACGTGGACGTTCCTCTAACCCCCCACTCAC AAAGGAGCACAGGTTTTTCAGCACACCTCCCGATGCAGACTGCCCCTGATATCCTGACTGTCAGTGCCTGCGGGTGGGTCAGCAGGTTTTGTCGCT TTCGAGGTATCAGGACGACTGAATCCTTGGTGGTGCCTGAAAAAATGTCAGTCAGTGTACATGAGAACCGCAAGTCCCGGACAAGCACCGGTTCCATGAACATCTCACTGTTTCACAAGCCCTCCCATCCAGACAGCGTTTTGACACACCTCAACACCCTCCGCAAGCAGTGCATGTTCACAGACGTGACCCTATGGGCCGGTGACCGCTCCTTCCCCTGCCACCGAGCCGTGCTGGCGGCCTGCAGCCGTTACTTTGAGGCCATGTTCAGTGGTGGACTGCGGGAGAGCCTGGACAGCAAGGTTAACTTCCATGACAGTGTCCACCCAGAGGTGCTCGAACTGCTGCTAGACTTCGCCTACTCGTCCCGACTAATCATTAACGAGGAGAATGCTGAGTCATTGTTGGAGGCTGGCGACATGCTGCAGTTTCATGACATCCGAGATGCTGCGGCAGAGTTCCTTGAGAAGAACCTGCACTCGTCCAACTGCCTGGGCATGATGCTGCTGTCAGATGCACACCAGTGCAAGCAATTGTATGAGCTTTCCTGGCGCATGTGCCTGGTTCACTTCGAGGCTctcagagacactgaagactttTACAGCCTTTCCAAAGACAAACTTCTGGACCTCATCCTGAGCGATGAGCTGGAGATTGAGGATGAACAAATTGTTTTCAGTGCTGTGATGTGCTGGGTGAGGTATGACCTAGAAAGTCGGAGGGACCACCTGCCTGAGCTGCTTCAGGGTGTCCGCTTAGCTCTTTTGCCTTCAGAGTGTCTCATTGAGGCCATAGCCTGTGAGGAACTGGTCATGTCAGACAAGAGGGGTCGGCAGATTGTGGAGGAGGCCATGCACTGCAAGAAAAAGATTCTGCTGAACGACGGTGTTGTCACCAACCCATGCGCCCGGCCACGCAAGGCTGGACACACATTGTTCATCCTCGGTGGCCAGACCTTCATGTGCGACAAAATATACCAAGTTGATCACAAAGCAAAGGAAATCATTCCCAAATCTGATCTTCCCAGTCCCAGAAAGGAGTTCAGTGCATGTGCCATTGGCTGTAAAGTCTATGTGACGGGAGGCCGAGGTTCTGAGAATGGCGTGTCGAAGGACGTTTGGATATATGACACGGTGCATGAAGAATGGTCCAAAGGGGCACCTATGTTGATAGCACGATTTGGCCATGGCTCAGCAGAGTTAGAGAACTGTCTCTATGTCGTTGGAGGCCATACTGCTATAGCAGGGGTTTTCCCAGCCTCCCCTTCTGTGTCCCTTAAGCAAGTTGAGCGATATGACCCACTGACCAACAAGTGGACCATGATGGCACCCCTTAGGGATGGTGTCAGCAACGCAGCTGTAGTTAGTGCCAAACTGAAGCTCTTTGTCTTTGGGGGTACGACCATACACCGGGACAAAGCCTCAAAGGTCCAGTGCTATGACCCTGTGGAGAATCGATGGACTATAGCTGCAGAGTGCCCACAACCATGGCGCTACACCGCGGCAGCCGTGCTAGGAAGCCAGATATTCATTATGGGCGGCGACACCGAGTTCACGGCTGCCTCTGCCTACCGATTTGATTGTGAGGCTAACCAGTGGACACGGGTTGGGGACATGACTTCCAAAAGGATGAGCTGCCATGCGGTGGCATCAGGCAACAAGCTGTATGTGGTCGGGGGATACTTTGGAACGCAGAGGTGCAAGACATTGGACTGTTACGACCCAACATCAGACAGCTGGAATAGTATTACTACTGTGCCTTATTCATTaatcccaacagcttttgttaGCACTTGGAAACACCTTCCTGCCTAG
- the enc2 gene encoding kelch-like protein 25 isoform X3: protein MSVSVHENRKSRTSTGSMNISLFHKPSHPDSVLTHLNTLRKQCMFTDVTLWAGDRSFPCHRAVLAACSRYFEAMFSGGLRESLDSKVNFHDSVHPEVLELLLDFAYSSRLIINEENAESLLEAGDMLQFHDIRDAAAEFLEKNLHSSNCLGMMLLSDAHQCKQLYELSWRMCLVHFEALRDTEDFYSLSKDKLLDLILSDELEIEDEQIVFSAVMCWVRYDLESRRDHLPELLQGVRLALLPSECLIEAIACEELVMSDKRGRQIVEEAMHCKKKILLNDGVVTNPCARPRKAGHTLFILGGQTFMCDKIYQVDHKAKEIIPKSDLPSPRKEFSACAIGCKVYVTGGRGSENGVSKDVWIYDTVHEEWSKGAPMLIARFGHGSAELENCLYVVGGHTAIAGVFPASPSVSLKQVERYDPLTNKWTMMAPLRDGVSNAAVVSAKLKLFVFGGTTIHRDKASKVQCYDPVENRWTIAAECPQPWRYTAAAVLGSQIFIMGGDTEFTAASAYRFDCEANQWTRVGDMTSKRMSCHAVASGNKLYVVGGYFGTQRCKTLDCYDPTSDSWNSITTVPYSLIPTAFVSTWKHLPA, encoded by the coding sequence ATGTCAGTCAGTGTACATGAGAACCGCAAGTCCCGGACAAGCACCGGTTCCATGAACATCTCACTGTTTCACAAGCCCTCCCATCCAGACAGCGTTTTGACACACCTCAACACCCTCCGCAAGCAGTGCATGTTCACAGACGTGACCCTATGGGCCGGTGACCGCTCCTTCCCCTGCCACCGAGCCGTGCTGGCGGCCTGCAGCCGTTACTTTGAGGCCATGTTCAGTGGTGGACTGCGGGAGAGCCTGGACAGCAAGGTTAACTTCCATGACAGTGTCCACCCAGAGGTGCTCGAACTGCTGCTAGACTTCGCCTACTCGTCCCGACTAATCATTAACGAGGAGAATGCTGAGTCATTGTTGGAGGCTGGCGACATGCTGCAGTTTCATGACATCCGAGATGCTGCGGCAGAGTTCCTTGAGAAGAACCTGCACTCGTCCAACTGCCTGGGCATGATGCTGCTGTCAGATGCACACCAGTGCAAGCAATTGTATGAGCTTTCCTGGCGCATGTGCCTGGTTCACTTCGAGGCTctcagagacactgaagactttTACAGCCTTTCCAAAGACAAACTTCTGGACCTCATCCTGAGCGATGAGCTGGAGATTGAGGATGAACAAATTGTTTTCAGTGCTGTGATGTGCTGGGTGAGGTATGACCTAGAAAGTCGGAGGGACCACCTGCCTGAGCTGCTTCAGGGTGTCCGCTTAGCTCTTTTGCCTTCAGAGTGTCTCATTGAGGCCATAGCCTGTGAGGAACTGGTCATGTCAGACAAGAGGGGTCGGCAGATTGTGGAGGAGGCCATGCACTGCAAGAAAAAGATTCTGCTGAACGACGGTGTTGTCACCAACCCATGCGCCCGGCCACGCAAGGCTGGACACACATTGTTCATCCTCGGTGGCCAGACCTTCATGTGCGACAAAATATACCAAGTTGATCACAAAGCAAAGGAAATCATTCCCAAATCTGATCTTCCCAGTCCCAGAAAGGAGTTCAGTGCATGTGCCATTGGCTGTAAAGTCTATGTGACGGGAGGCCGAGGTTCTGAGAATGGCGTGTCGAAGGACGTTTGGATATATGACACGGTGCATGAAGAATGGTCCAAAGGGGCACCTATGTTGATAGCACGATTTGGCCATGGCTCAGCAGAGTTAGAGAACTGTCTCTATGTCGTTGGAGGCCATACTGCTATAGCAGGGGTTTTCCCAGCCTCCCCTTCTGTGTCCCTTAAGCAAGTTGAGCGATATGACCCACTGACCAACAAGTGGACCATGATGGCACCCCTTAGGGATGGTGTCAGCAACGCAGCTGTAGTTAGTGCCAAACTGAAGCTCTTTGTCTTTGGGGGTACGACCATACACCGGGACAAAGCCTCAAAGGTCCAGTGCTATGACCCTGTGGAGAATCGATGGACTATAGCTGCAGAGTGCCCACAACCATGGCGCTACACCGCGGCAGCCGTGCTAGGAAGCCAGATATTCATTATGGGCGGCGACACCGAGTTCACGGCTGCCTCTGCCTACCGATTTGATTGTGAGGCTAACCAGTGGACACGGGTTGGGGACATGACTTCCAAAAGGATGAGCTGCCATGCGGTGGCATCAGGCAACAAGCTGTATGTGGTCGGGGGATACTTTGGAACGCAGAGGTGCAAGACATTGGACTGTTACGACCCAACATCAGACAGCTGGAATAGTATTACTACTGTGCCTTATTCATTaatcccaacagcttttgttaGCACTTGGAAACACCTTCCTGCCTAG